Proteins encoded within one genomic window of Saccharopolyspora pogona:
- a CDS encoding DUF7192 family protein, producing MDLAIPTGQSSSDDVIKVRHGLRPLSGFGYVDLKERLGMRNIVEGKHSRLEFDSIGDLRKTASEYRNFGVIPHMLAEDKKWFGGVRDFDEILKLARIGWDSQLEDTLSVVGDTLESVEREYDMPTWHGFYDVSGADVDVARYLSGEPENMISYLMVETPKAGRVITLVMNVGAGAGVSAQILIARGKAVVALVCAIESIGLRTELKAELQVIGANGFTTHTVVTVKEAGEDLDPALVMFAYAHPAFFRGLMIVSQGAHPERFHKPMKMNSSNGEPVRKAWKGELPEEAIRVQPEIGTSAAEAKEFVVKHLKSLGII from the coding sequence GTGGACTTGGCGATACCGACTGGGCAAAGCTCATCGGATGACGTGATCAAAGTCAGACACGGGCTTAGGCCCCTGTCTGGCTTTGGATACGTGGATCTGAAAGAGAGACTTGGGATGCGAAACATCGTAGAGGGTAAACACTCGCGGCTTGAGTTCGACTCGATCGGGGATCTTCGCAAGACTGCCTCCGAATACCGTAACTTTGGGGTTATCCCTCACATGCTGGCCGAAGATAAGAAGTGGTTCGGCGGCGTTAGGGACTTCGATGAGATCCTAAAGCTTGCTCGCATCGGGTGGGACTCTCAGCTAGAGGACACCCTTAGCGTCGTGGGTGACACGCTAGAAAGCGTTGAACGTGAGTATGACATGCCTACATGGCACGGCTTCTACGACGTGTCAGGCGCAGACGTAGACGTCGCTAGGTACCTCTCTGGTGAACCGGAGAACATGATCAGTTACCTGATGGTTGAGACTCCCAAGGCTGGCCGAGTGATCACCCTCGTTATGAACGTCGGGGCTGGTGCTGGTGTGTCCGCTCAAATCCTGATCGCACGCGGTAAAGCTGTAGTGGCTTTGGTGTGCGCGATCGAGAGTATCGGGCTGCGAACCGAGCTTAAGGCCGAACTCCAGGTAATAGGCGCTAATGGGTTCACCACACACACCGTGGTGACCGTTAAGGAAGCCGGGGAGGACCTAGATCCTGCTTTGGTGATGTTCGCCTACGCTCACCCGGCGTTCTTTCGTGGCCTGATGATCGTGTCTCAGGGCGCGCACCCGGAACGGTTTCACAAGCCTATGAAGATGAATAGTTCGAACGGTGAACCTGTTCGAAAGGCGTGGAAGGGTGAGCTTCCGGAGGAAGCTATCCGGGTCCAGCCGGAAATCGGCACCTCCGCAGCGGAAGCTAAAGAGTTCGTGGTTAAACACCTTAAGAGCCTTGGGATCATCTGA
- a CDS encoding AAA family ATPase — translation MTVAAAAPTPDIQAALSTLASAFASPVDRAEIDAMVKEAVANVVFPTRTVIERANGETKELSGSTHHKLADVTTAILAGEHVLMVGPAGTGKSTIAEQAAEALGLKSYSISLSPQTPASQLLGYMQATGDYVRSLFREAYEHGGVFHFDEFDNGHPSVLAVINGALANGHMAFPDQMVKRHADFRAVASANTYGRGATRAYVGRQAIDAATLDRFSVETIEVDEALENELCHSTGLEVDQVERVLAYVRKLRRNAEERGMTVVVSPRASVGMCRLLAAGRSWESSIESRIRRGLGDTDWAKLIG, via the coding sequence GTGACCGTTGCCGCTGCCGCTCCGACCCCGGATATCCAGGCTGCGCTGAGCACCTTGGCTAGCGCGTTCGCCTCCCCGGTTGACCGGGCCGAGATCGACGCGATGGTCAAGGAAGCCGTCGCGAACGTCGTGTTCCCGACCCGCACGGTGATCGAGCGCGCTAACGGTGAGACCAAAGAGCTTTCGGGCTCCACGCATCACAAGCTCGCTGACGTCACCACGGCGATCCTGGCGGGCGAGCACGTGCTCATGGTCGGCCCGGCCGGTACGGGTAAGAGCACGATCGCGGAGCAGGCAGCGGAAGCTTTGGGGCTTAAGTCCTACTCGATCAGCCTTAGCCCGCAGACCCCGGCTAGCCAGCTGCTCGGGTACATGCAGGCGACCGGCGACTACGTCCGGTCGCTGTTCCGTGAGGCATACGAGCACGGGGGCGTGTTCCACTTCGACGAGTTCGACAACGGGCACCCGAGTGTGCTCGCAGTGATCAACGGAGCTTTGGCCAACGGTCACATGGCGTTCCCGGATCAAATGGTCAAGCGGCACGCGGACTTTCGGGCGGTCGCCTCCGCGAACACCTACGGCCGGGGGGCGACCAGGGCCTACGTTGGTCGGCAGGCAATCGACGCTGCCACCTTGGACCGGTTCAGCGTGGAAACGATCGAGGTTGACGAGGCTCTGGAGAACGAGCTTTGCCACTCCACGGGTCTTGAGGTGGACCAGGTGGAGCGGGTCCTCGCCTACGTCCGGAAGCTTCGCCGGAACGCCGAGGAACGAGGCATGACCGTGGTGGTCTCTCCGCGTGCCTCTGTCGGCATGTGCCGACTGCTGGCCGCTGGCCGGTCGTGGGAGTCGTCGATCGAGTCGCGGATTCGTCGTGGACTTGGCGATACCGACTGGGCAAAGCTCATCGGATGA